In a genomic window of Clavelina lepadiformis chromosome 7, kaClaLepa1.1, whole genome shotgun sequence:
- the LOC143465174 gene encoding general transcription factor II-I repeat domain-containing protein 2-like: MEKCKKRKVADEKRMFNPSWTDSFAFIASKTGLPVCLLGDEELANNKKSNVERHFLNKHNVFAEKYPAGDQRKKAVLELRRRANQSKTFFSKWMNSSTSSTSASFIAAREIACHGKPFTDGEYLKETYIKISEHLFSDFKNKNKIIQKIKDMPLSAKTVKDRTIRMAANISSQQISDINSAPGYSIACDGSKDISDVEQISLFCRYVNSTGLKEELIEIIPLKGQTRGEDICGAVLDCLKTNEINTTHLVSVATDGAPNMVGTQQGFVSLLQKSLDRNLLTFHCMLHQEALCAQTFPRECNEMMNLVIRVVNKIIAQGLNHRQFRSLLDELDSTYPDLRLHNKVRWLSRGEVLKRFAVSLEHVKTFLKIKGLSFPELDQPDWVEKLHFMVDMTSHLNTLNKSLQGKGSTTLQMLGAVLAFERKMTVFARDVQRGTLLHFPFLKEFKEAHNQLNFVYFQQAIIDMQTVFQQRFCDFRKEKDTLSFPITPLEIDPLLLNMTAFTAVSQATLELELADIADKDVWVSKFRSLRADLEDLARQKATLRQNHKWSDLEKLQKPDKLVFDTWNAIPDSYMNMKKYAFGVLSIFGSTYLCEQIFSVMNYLKNEQRSRLTDESLQSQMKLKVSSYQANVDVLCSEIQKQISH; this comes from the coding sequence atgGAAAAGTGTAAGAAGAGAAAAGTTGCGGACGAAAAAAGAATGTTCAACCCCTCATGGACAGATTCATTTGCTTTCATTGCTAGCAAAACTGGCTTGCCGGTATGTTTGTTAGGTGATGAGGAATtagcaaacaacaaaaaatcaaacgttgAAAGACATTTTCTGAATAAGCACAATGTCTTTGCAGAAAAATATCCTGCTGGAGATCAGCGAAAAAAAGCAGTTTTAGAACTGCGGCGGAGAGCCAATcaaagcaaaacttttttcagtaaGTGGATGAACTCATCCACATCAAGCACTTCTGCGAGTTTTATAGCGGCTCGAGAGATAGCCTGTCATGGAAAGCCATTTACAGATGGAGAATATTTAAAAGAGACATATATCAAAATATCAGAACATCTATTCTCAGactttaaaaacaagaataaaatCATTCAGAAAATCAAAGACATGCCCCTCTCAGCAAAAACTGTCAAAGACAGAACTATTAGAATGGCAGCCAACATCAGTTCTCAACAAATTTCGGATATCAATTCAGCCCCAGGATACTCTATTGCTTGTGATGGTTCAAAAGATATCAGTGATGTTGAGCAAATATCCCTGTTTTGCAGATACGTAAATTCTACTGGATTAAAGGAAGAATTGATTGAAATAATACCACTAAAAGGCCAGACGCGAGGTGAAGACATCTGTGGGGCAGTTTTAGACTGTctcaaaacaaatgaaataaacacaaCTCACTTGGTTTCGGTCGCTACTGATGGAGCACCAAATATGGTAGGAACGCAGCAGGGGTTTGTGAGTTTACTTCAGAAGTCATTGGATAGAAATCTGTTGACGTTTCACTGTATGTTACATCAGGAGGCATTGTGCGCTCAAACATTTCCCCGGGAGTGCAATGAAATGATGAATCTCGTCATTCGAgtagtaaataaaataattgcacAAGGATTAAACCACCGACAGTTTCGTTCATTATTAGATGAACTTGATAGCACATATCCAGATCTGCGTCTACACAACAAAGTTCGATGGTTGTCCCGAGGGGAGGTACTGAAAAGATTTGCTGTGAGTTTGGAACacgtaaaaacgtttttaaaaatcaaagggCTCTCTTTTCCTGAATTGGATCAGCCAGATTGGGTAGAAAAGTTGCATTTTATGGTGGATATGACATCGCACCTCAACACGTTGAACAAAAGCCTGCAAGGAAAAGGTAGCACAACCCTGCAGATGCTGGGGGCGGTTTTGGCTTTTGAGCGCAAGATGACAGTGTTTGCCAGAGATGTACAGAGAGGTACACTACTTCACTTTCCCTTTCTAAAAGAGTTCAAAGAAGCACACAAccagttaaattttgtttactttcagcaAGCTATCATCGATATGCAAACTGTGTTTCAACAACGATTCTGTGATTTCAGGAAGGAAAAAGATACGTTATCCTTCCCTATTACACCTCTGGAAATCGATCCATTACTGCTGAATATGACTGCATTCACAGCTGTAAGTCAAGCTACTCTTGAGCTTGAACTGGCCGACATAGCTGACAAGGATGTGTGGGTATCTAAGTTCCGAAGCTTGAGAGCTGACCTTGAAGATCTTGCTCGCCAGAAGGCCACGCTTCGTCAAAACCACAAATGGAGTGACCTTGAAAAGCTTCAAAAACCAGACAAGCTCGTGTTCGATACGTGGAATGCCATACCTGACTCGTACATGAACATGAaaaaatatgcatttggaGTTCTGTCGATATTTGGATCAACATATTTATGCGAACAAATCTTTTCGGTCATGaattacttaaaaaatgaacaacGCTCACGCCTAACAGATGAGAGCTTGCAGTCCCAGATGAAACTCAAAGTGTCATCTTATCAAGCTAATGTAGATGTGCTGTGCAGTGAAATTCAGAAGCAAATATCGCATTAG